One region of Natrinema salaciae genomic DNA includes:
- a CDS encoding FAD-dependent oxidoreductase: MRDLCIVGGGVAGLAAAIFTARAGLDTLVVDGGESILARNASLENYPGFPDGVDARQYLQLTREQARNAGAEFELGRVTRAEPVTEAALEEGFVLETEGGEPLEARRVIAASWPNSDYLEPLDVGRMQRGNKHFVSVDEGGRTAVDGVYAAGRIADEPHQTVVAAGHGAKVALAVVYDSEVPFYQDWIVPEGYFTGRDRDVPPGCAEIDAEERRERDEKARARLLEAFADPLDEEPTMHPSVERD; the protein is encoded by the coding sequence ATGCGAGACCTCTGTATCGTGGGCGGGGGCGTCGCCGGCCTCGCCGCAGCGATCTTCACCGCCCGCGCGGGACTGGACACCCTCGTCGTCGACGGGGGCGAATCGATCCTCGCGCGCAACGCCAGCCTCGAGAACTACCCCGGCTTCCCGGACGGCGTCGACGCCCGCCAGTACCTGCAGTTGACCCGCGAACAGGCCCGAAACGCGGGTGCCGAGTTCGAACTCGGGCGCGTGACCCGCGCCGAACCGGTCACCGAAGCGGCGCTCGAGGAGGGGTTCGTCCTCGAGACCGAGGGCGGCGAGCCGCTCGAAGCCCGGCGGGTGATCGCGGCCTCGTGGCCGAACAGCGACTACCTCGAGCCGCTGGACGTCGGCCGCATGCAGCGCGGCAACAAGCATTTCGTGAGCGTCGACGAGGGCGGGCGGACGGCCGTCGACGGCGTCTACGCCGCAGGCCGAATCGCGGACGAACCCCATCAGACGGTGGTCGCGGCGGGCCACGGAGCGAAGGTCGCTCTCGCGGTCGTATACGACTCCGAGGTCCCCTTCTACCAGGACTGGATCGTCCCCGAGGGCTACTTCACCGGTCGCGACCGCGACGTCCCACCCGGCTGTGCGGAGATCGACGCGGAAGAGCGCCGCGAGCGCGACGAGAAGGCGCGGGCGCGGCTGCTCGAGGCGTTCGCGGACCCGCTCGACGAGGAGCCGACGATGCACCCGAGCGTCGAGCGGGACTGA
- a CDS encoding competence/damage-inducible protein A, which produces MEVAILTVGDEVLAGDIANANAQWLATRLTESGATVDRILTIPDDGDRIAATIREWTTAVDATVVTGGLGGTHDDVTADALADAFDRDLTVDESVRRDVLETVAEYRDLDPETVTADELNFDVDAWAALPAGSRPVRNPEGLCPGCVLENVYAFPGVPAEMQALFERVAAEFSGDAVSRTAYTPQPEGSMAEAIDGVRERFDVTVGSYPATERRNRLKVTGTDPETVDRALEWLAERVDLDTSE; this is translated from the coding sequence ATGGAGGTCGCCATACTCACCGTCGGCGACGAGGTACTCGCCGGAGATATCGCGAACGCGAACGCGCAGTGGCTCGCGACCCGGCTGACCGAGAGCGGCGCGACCGTCGATCGAATCCTGACGATCCCGGACGACGGCGACCGCATCGCGGCGACGATCCGTGAGTGGACGACCGCCGTCGATGCCACGGTCGTGACCGGCGGGCTCGGCGGGACCCACGACGACGTCACCGCCGACGCGCTCGCGGACGCGTTCGACCGCGACCTGACCGTCGACGAGTCCGTCCGTCGGGACGTCCTCGAGACGGTGGCGGAGTACCGCGATCTCGACCCGGAGACGGTTACGGCCGACGAACTGAATTTCGACGTCGACGCCTGGGCGGCGCTGCCGGCGGGGAGCCGACCGGTGCGCAACCCCGAAGGGCTCTGTCCCGGCTGCGTCCTCGAGAACGTGTACGCGTTCCCGGGCGTGCCGGCGGAGATGCAGGCGCTGTTCGAGCGGGTCGCTGCCGAGTTCAGCGGCGATGCGGTCTCGCGAACGGCGTACACGCCCCAGCCGGAGGGATCGATGGCCGAGGCTATCGACGGCGTGCGCGAGCGATTCGACGTGACCGTCGGCAGCTATCCGGCCACGGAGCGCCGAAACCGGCTGAAGGTGACCGGCACCGACCCCGAGACCGTCGATCGGGCCCTCGAGTGGCTCGCCGAGCGGGTCGACCTCGACACGAGCGAGTGA